Genomic DNA from Trypanosoma brucei brucei TREU927 chromosome 9, whole genome shotgun sequence:
catccatatatatatatatatatatatatattatttatttatttattttcgtgGAAGAAGATGACGAAGAGTAAAATAGAGCAATTGAGGGGACGAGCGTCGAGGGACGGTAAAGCCAGACACGatgaataaacaaacaaacaaacacaaaaactaATATAACGAATAAAGCGAaccgaaaacaaacaaaaattgaagaaaaccaaagaaaagcaacgacaacaactgGAATGATGATGCAACGAAGGCAAGTCACGATATACTTCAAACTgggaaaaagtagaaaaacgTGTTAAACCAACAGGATGAAGGTAAAAGTGAACGggtaggaaagagaaagatttttttaaaaaaaaaaagacaagaacGAAGGAGATGAATAAACCATAAACAAACCgcaaataaaagggagtGTTGCTGAAGAacggcaagaaaaaaaaaagagagataaaaagcaaaaagattGAACGAGGTAAGGGTAAAATAGAGAAAATCAACAACGGTGGGTGTATACAGGCACACTGAAAAAAGGttgagggaggaaagaaatcgCAAACGCAACAGTAAAAAATCGCGATAAAGttaaacaaaggaaagaacaacaacaaaggtcACAGAGAAAGCGACAGagcatggaaaaaaaaaacaacaacaaaaataaaataataataataataaaaagcaagACTGATCGCACAGTGCCCTTCTACATTACCTACGACAGCTCGAATGTATCCCCTGCGTACATGATGCTGAGTTGAAGTTTATTATACATTAGTTCTTCTGTTGGGTACGGTGGCATCTTCAAATAGCGGAAACACGTATTGACGGATGGAAGGGGCCAatctattcccacagctttAGTTCCGTTGCCCGTCCGTGAGATCCGCCGTGACCGATCACCGCCTTTTCGCCCGCCGTTAGAACCGTCTTTGCCATTGCCTTCCGTATGGGAGGCATCAGGTAATGTCGGCATATGGGTACTTTGCACAACTGTAATGGCACCAAGTGCACTGATGCCGCCATGCGGAAGGCGCGGGCAGCCCGtacagaagagaagaaatgctCGTTGCTCACGGGGGCCAAAGCGCTTCGCGAGAATATTCTGCAGCATTGTTATCTGTGGGGACTCGCTGTTATAACCATGATCGGGGACGATGATGGATTTGATCTCTGCAGCTGTCCAGAGGGGTTCGGAATCCCTGATGCGATTGCCACACAACAACGACATCGCCTCGCTGGCATCAAGTGCTGCTAGCGCCTCGCAAGGGACCACATCACGGAAACCATATGTAATGAAGCGGATGGGCATAACGACTGACTCATACAAGAGAGCGCTGGCAGCTCGTCTAATGTAAGCGGATACATTCGTCGAGTTTACGCATGTGCTCTGTCCCTTGTCTATCATCTCGAATCTATCGTCACCGGGCATTGTGAAGGGTAAATCAAGGGATGACAACTCTTTCGAACTCATTGAAAGCAATGAACGTAAGCTGGAAGCCACTTGCTTATCCATCATCTCCACTTCTTCGATGCCAAGTGACATGAAGTCGATGGGTCGCTCCGGCTCCCACGGctgctcctccttttccgtgCAGCGAAGCACTATACGTGATGGTGGAATTCCACGGCAAAGAAACAGCGCCAATGCAGGACTGATATCCAAAGGAAAGACAACTGCATCGGTGAATGCCCGACCCAGTACGGTGCCAACGAGATAATACAACTGGGCGCGCTCTTCATCCACCTCGAAAAAATCATTCATACAGAGAAACCTTTCCGTCAACGCTTTAGTGTCACGACAGGAAGACAGCGATAGATCTGTTGAAAAACGTTGGAGTACTTTGGGGACGGAGCTACACGGAAAAAGTCCCTCAGGGCGGGACTCCACCCTCTGCTCATCGTCAAATGTCCCGCTGTTACTCTTCGACCTTAATTGGCGGTTTCCACAACTGTCACCACTTTCATGCGTTGTTGACGAGCGTGAAGAGTTATTCCATAGCCGCAGCCGACACTTGGTGAGCTCCCTTGCAATGAGGGTGTAGAAGTGTGCCGTCGGTCCCTGGCCTATCCCGACCTCACCCTTGAACTGAATCGATATAGGCGCACGGCATTCCGCCCCTTTTCTGAGAACCATGTAGGCTCCATGAAGCAAATCATTGCGACTGACAACATACTTGTGGTTTTCATACTTGGACCACTCTGACGGATACACCTTGTACATACGATACCTCCGACTCCCCATTGAGCTTCTTATATTCGCATGAAGCGCGCGGCGAGCACCATACGCAAGAAAACGTACGACATCCTCCCGAACGGATGGGGGAACAAGAAACTTTGCCTCCGTCAAAATGAAGTCAACCCAGCGTGGAACAGCGATACGTGGTGGCAGAAGCGCTATACGAAGCGCCGATGCCGCTACGGATTTAACAAGCTGAGTTGTCAGAATGGCGCTTACAAAAACGTCGGGGTTGATAGGGATCGTATTCGCCACCATTAATGGTTGAAGTATTTTGTGAAGAAGGATGAGAAGAAGAACATCCGGACTCTGCGAAAGATGTGACGGCTTACGCACCAATTTCGACGGGTAGGCAGTGTTCAGCTCTTCCCTCGACCGCAGGCCACAACAGCAGTGTGTGTGAGCGTCGCTTTCAAAATGATGAAATCGGTTCAGCTGCCAGCTCGTTATATGCTCCTTGTCCTCAGTTGCTGACGGCGGTACTTCTCCATTCACAATGTCCCCACGCAACAGAAGGAGTGTTTTGGATAAGCCCTTTTCTCCACCACCCAAGTTCAAAGGTTCTCCGTGACTCTCTGGGGTCACAAGACAGCTCTCCAGCTGACCCACAACATCCACTAGACCCAAATTCAACGCCCGCTGCATTATGTTTCCCATGAGAGTTTCCTGATAAGCACAACGTCCCGTGGGTGACGTATACAAAACATACCGATCTTCCATGGCATCGTGCAACATACGCTCCAACCTGCTTGGTTCCTCCAGGTCCACAggcgtttttttgttgtgggCATCAAGTTCGTCTAGAGATTCGATCGTCTCCCGCTGCGCGATGAAGCCGTCAATCAGTCGCTGCAACTCCTGCCGGAGCTCAACATAACTcatcgtttccttttttcgcGACAAAACCAGTTGCACTCGTTCCAGAAACACCTCAGCAGCGAGAGTCGATTGCGGACAAGGAGCAACTTCGGTACCCTTGGTGGAGTTAGAGTCTGTGCGGAATGTCCGCTCAATATCCCCAATGCTAGAAAACAAATGTGCACTAGTAGCAACGTTCACACGTGACTTTGGCTGTACTACTGTGTCAGGGGCCCCCGCTGCAACACCATTAAAAGATGAGGAGCGACGACCCGTAGCACCGCCATCACGCGAAGTGATAAAATGGCTATGGCAACTAACACAGAGAAAATAGTTACACACATTACAACCGAACCCCGTCTCCAGTTGCTCTTCACATGACTCGCAGGAACGTTTCGGTGCGATCATCTCCAGTGAAAGCAACAAATGGCCATTTGGACAAGACTCACGTACCGTTAGTTTCGAACCGCGCTGCGACACTGCACGTTGGGAGGGCGTGGAACTAGGAATATCCCCGGATTTGAGGCTGCTGCAGGGTTGATTCCTTCCCCGATCGTGGCTAACACCACGGCGGCAAGGATTTCCCGAACTGGATGGGTAAACTGTCTTGCGACACAGAGATACATCCTGCGATAGCTGCGAAACTGCACTCATGGCTTTGGTCAGCGGCACACAAGTCACACGCTGCGATGTCATCAGCGATTCAACAAAGGGCAAGTTGCTGATAAGACAAAGGGCAGAAACTAAATTTTCGATTAACGCCTCCACACCACGTGGATACTCGGCCATTAATTGTAAGAAACATTTGAGACGATCTTTCTGGCAGAGCCGTTTAAGTTGATCAGCGATACGCACACCCCCAAAAGTTGCTGGGTCGGTTCCTGTGTCAACCGTAAGGCCCGGGACAACTCCCTCACTTATCAACGCACCGGAAGATTCAGCAGCGCAAGTCGCCCCTATCTCCTCATTTGTATCATACTCGTCTCCTCCAGTGTTCGACATTAATAGATAGCCCAACACCGCATCCGCAATACCCATTTTAGATATCTCAAATGCTGTTATATTTCCCGACGTTTTCTCCATAACCCTCAGTACTTGTGCCACTACCTTCTGGTGCGTTCCAAATACCATAGTTTGCTTTCTCAGTTCTTGCACTGACTCCCAAAGGGCTGTAACACAACCTACATGAGACCGGGCCGAAGGGGGAACTGAGTTTTCACTCATCTCTTTCTCCACAGTTGACAGTATCGCACGAACCATCGCCATTAAGTGCATCGTTCGGTTCTCGGGTCCCTCCAGCTTGACTTTTGGTACCATCCGACGAATTTTACCATCTTGATCATCTGCCTGTCGATCATCCAGCCTTTTGCATTTCGAATTGGCCAAATTTTCCAACTGCTTCACTACGCCGCATCTATAAGCCGTCTCTGCCGCTTTCCACTCTGATGACCCTGGGTGGCGAAGAAGCCACACCATCATCGTGAGAGCCACGGATTTCGTTGCCTTGTCAGCCGAAATGAGTGCGGTGCGAAGCATGTCACACAACGGACGCATTGTCTTGCGCAACAGTTCCGTAAGTTGCTGGGGTTTCTTGGCCAATATCGCTGCCTGAAGCAGAGCCGCGCAGGCACACACGCCCAGTTGCATAGCCATTGATCCCGACGCCCAGGTTGCATATTTGCATAGACTCTCAAGATACATCTCCGCGATCTTCATGGATGCGGCTGGAACTGGCGCGCTGTTGTTGAGAACATAGTAACGACACAACTCCGACTCACGCCTGTTTACTAGTTTGTCCATACCAGAAGAAATTGGCACTCCTATATTTTCTTCTGCAGAGTTTGCTATGTATTCAACAACACCCGTGACATCCTTCGCTGCTTTCACAGATCGTATATCTGCTTCATTCATCACATGAAAGACAAAGGGGACGAATTTGCGTGAAATATTGAGCTCAGCACCTCCAAATCCGCTGCAGATCTTCATTGTTGCAAGATTCGCAGTTAGTATCTTTGAGTGTATCCTAAGCGTCACCTCTTTTGTACGACGAGCCAAGCAAGTTTCCAGCGTCACACAAGCCTCCTCCGGTATGGGACTGTTATGCCGCATTTCATCTTCCCACATCCATTTGTGCACAGGAAGAACTACTTTGGGCTTTGGCCCAAAAGCCTCACTGGGAAGTGGGGGGGATGCCAAAATAAAGTGACGTATGGCAGCAATGGAAACAATATGATTTTTATCGCGCCGATGTGCGGCCCGTGATATGCCACCAACAGGAAAAGGGTCGGACAGAAGCATTGTAATGCTCGGGTCTGAGTCATCGAGTACAATTCCATAAAAAGCCCGCGCTTCCTTGGAAAGAAGCATATCACTCACATTAACCCAATCTGCCGTAAGGATAATGTCTATCATCGTTTCCGAGAAGAGAAGACGCTCAGAGCGCACGGAAGGGTCAAGTGCGACGTTACCATCATTTAACAAAAGAAGTCGGTAAAGACATCGGCAGAGCTCCGATGTTATCATTCTCTGCGCAGATGAAAGGCGGTTGAAGAGCACAGCCCGTCGTATGAGCATGCCGAGACACTGCAATGCCAACTCCAACAACGACCATGAGTCTGGCGATGATTCAAGACTTGACGCATACTGCTGAATCATACCTTGCAAGAACGGCACAAGAATGTGGTCCGTAGTTACTACAGATGGCTTGACGCAAGGTttattttcctgttgttCATCTTTAAGGGACTTGCAGCAGGAGAATAAGGATACTACACTGCTGAAgaatttcctcttcctcgttTCTGACGGTAGTACAACCTTGGAGCAAACGGCTAAAAGAACGTCGAGAGCCTGTCGCGTAAGTAGGGCGTTCTCATACTGTGCAGTCTTGGTGACATCTCTTAAGCCAAGGTGTACTAAGGAAACGCTACTTTCATCCAGCGTGACGAACCGAATAAGCCGGAGGACCTCCTCCATCAGCATGACGCGATCCAAGTTGCTGAAGCGCATCTCCCGACTATGAACACGTGCAAGAACTTCCGTTGCTATACGTACAAGGCGCTTGTGGTATGGATGCACTCCACAATACGAAGTGGGGACATGTTCCATTATGAGTGAAAGTGCGCGAAAGATCATCGTCAAGGCATCGCCAGCCCTAAAAAAGCGCTCACTCTCCGCCATGTGTACTAAAGTCGGTACCACCCTCATTGAATCAAATCCACGTAAATAAACCTCTACACCCATTACGAGAGACATGCACATATCCTCCAGTGCACCAACCACTCTCTCAGGGTCTTTGCTCAGATGTTGAACCGCCTTAATTTGCTGCTTGGAGTCCACCACTAGCTGTCTTGACATCGTTCCGCCAACTGAtaataaattttttaaaaatcacaATCACCACTGCTTTGATAATAttcacaacagcaacaacaacagtagcagGGTGAAAATATGCACCACGAACAAACGATCGAACACGCCCCAAAACTATAATACGAGTTGTATCAAACAGAAGGGAAGTCGAATCTTgtagggagaagaaaaatagaatcgaatgtatatataaatcaatatatatatatcaatatatatatatataatgataAAAGATAGATAGATACTTGAGGTAAGTATATTTATACCTATCTATATCtaaaatatatgaatatatatttagAGATATAtattctctttgttgttactACAGTAGTTTGTGAAAAAAGGGTACGTTAATACAAGTATAGATGTTTAAAATGTCAAtttaagaaagaagaaaaaaaggaaaggaagcgCGAGGTACGTTAGAATatgaaataagaaatttgtGGATATTTAAGCAATGAGTGACACATTGTTACTTTAattatttcaaaaaaaaaaaaacagcctattattagtattattttcAAAGGACCCAGAGGAAATgtccacatatatatatttatttattcataaTTCCCCCTTACCGAccttaataataataataatcatctGCATCATGAACATGCGCATCACctccaatatatatatatatatatttgaaagTTTTATTAATAGTGTTTGACCACCAGCGACGTTTTTCCACCAAAAAGAGGTGACTGTaggattcttttttttttcgttccatTTTATTGAAAACCTTACACCTTTGCCTTCAAGATGTGCTACTGCTACCATTTAAGTGTtggacaagcaaaaaaaaaaaaaagaactaatGACGATGGAGGAaaaagatgagaaaaaataaagaaagaaagaaacagcaaaaaaaataataattagaTATAGAGAATGAATTTAGGAATGTTTTGATAGTAAAATGCACAGCTGAAGTAGTTAACAGAAAAATGTAGCCATGCATCAAACCACCCGGTTGATAAATGGATATCGCAAAAGTccaatatttttcttttcctttttcattgtagatatatattttttcttatatgaataaatataaatatatactttatgtttatatttcttatatttatatatttcactGCCGCTACAACCACACTTTttaagagcaaaaaaaaaaaaatctcacAGTCATTTCTTTATCTCCTCCCTCGCTTCCTCACTCACATGCTTCATCATTCCTCGTGTCATTATTGTTAccaccttttcttcttcgtttCCTCCCTCTTATCACTTGTCGACATTTCAACCAATTAATGAAAGCACATGCGCACAAAGGGAagtaaaaattttaaaaaaaaacaataatttttttttttaaaaaggagcaaaacacaaataagGGCTAacgagagaagaaaataaatgaagatGACGGCAGTTCCCTTCGTTAATGTATGGAACATACCTcaacaatagcaataatGAACACATGAATGAATGAGCAAAAGGGGTTCGGTACCCCAGCGTGGAGAGCGACAAGTAACAATTTCGAATAGaggtgaggaaaggaaaaaaaaagggaaaacgggGAAGAATGAGACGGTAaagcacaaataataaatgaaaacaGCATCGGAAGCAACAACACCGAGTAGAAAACactataaaataaaacacaaaatgataAGCATGTCGTTGGTCTTACAATTGAAGTCAAACCATAAAATGTGCATGTGTTCGTCAGTGAAAACCCCCGCACATGCGACCCGCACCCTTTTATATACCCACCATCCCTCACAGAAACCGACATGAATAAAGGCGGTACGaatagaaagagaaaggaagagagaaatatgaaaagcaagtaagagggggggaaaaggcaGTTAAGCGCAGCGAAACTCCTGAGgaataacaaaaagtaaaccaAACGTGTCCAATTCGCTCATCTCTTCCTCTCACTctctttattctttttttttcttctcacggTTGTATGACATGAGTCTCTAGACATGATACAAAAGAGGGCAAACTGTGGGCAGTAAAGAAGAGAGGGGACGACACTCATCAGGTTGTCAAGCAAAGGACCGTTAgcaatttccttcccttttccttttttcccttttccccttttgtggGTGTACACCTACAATACcggacaaaaacaaaagaaaacaaaaacagcacgTGCAAGAACACGAGCTCTACAATATATGAAATACCATTACCAGCAATGGTTCCTCatcatatcatatcatatcatatcatatcatatcTTCTTATCCCATACCATCtcatattttcctttcttctttcacttTGCCAACACACCTCAAAATCACAACATGCGCCAAcgtccctcccccccccctcccctccttttcttcctcccaccattcttcttttttttttccattattACCTAATCGTCATCAATCAAATGGTCACTGATGGGTTGGCCCTGCGTCAATAGAGGCGAGAGCTTCTCCCATGACTGCTTCAGACGCCCCGCGTATTTGATCTGCAGGTCAGCAAACATCTTTAGAATTGTTTTGATGTCATATTGCTTGTCACGATGGAAGCGATGAATTTCTTCCTTGAAAATCGCCTCGCCATCCGTCAACTCCTGTCGCGCCCTTTCCAATAACTGTTCTTGTTCACTGATTTCATTCTCCAGTTTTGCGCGGCGTGCTGCCTGCCCAACCTGATCCAACACTTTATCCCTCTGCGCCCTGAGACCTTCTAACTGGCGTGCGAGGGCCTCCACATGATGTGCGCTTTGCAGCAAATGTTTTAGTGTTGCACGGACGGAGCCACACATGCCGTGGTAGTAGCTGAGTGTTTCGActacttgttttgtttcatcaTTAGCATGCTCCACATATAGAGTAGAAAGTTGGTCATTGTGCTGGCCAACAGCCGAGAGCACACGAGTGAGTGATGATTGACCAACCATCCCGTCCACCTCCGCCACTTTTTCAAAAGCAACACCAAATTCATGCAGGGAGTTGCTGGTATTCCTACGCCGGTCGACGAGGACTTGCACCTGCTCCCGCAATACCTTCATACTCTCGTCCAGTTGTTTAATATACCTTCGCGTTCCCTCCCATGCAGTCATATCAACGGCACCGTTATTGACAGCTTGCGAATATGCCGCGCCAGCGTCTTCCAGCGTTTGTGCATCATTCCACGTGCGGGAAAGCACTTGACCAACGCTGTCGCCAATCGAATTCCTCAACGACCTGCCAGCGCCAGCAACAGGGGCTTGCATGCGCCGTTCCCACTCCGTCTCATCCATCTCAAGAAATTCCTGCAAAAGTTGTGCGGTGCGAAGACGCGGGTGAGCACCAACGCGGGTGAGGAATTTCTTCAGGGCGCGCTGGCGGTAATCGCGTGTCCGAGTGGCACTCTGAGAAGCGGAACCGACGATTTTATTAAATGTCCCATGCACTTCCTTTTCAGGAATGGGTGGTATGATGCAGTACGGGTATGCTTCACACAGTTGCGTGCGGAACCATACAAAGTCATTATAACGCCTTACCACTTCCATTTCCTTGCGTGGGTACATGGGCAGTGTGGTGGAAGTGCGGATGCGATACATCCAATACGCCAAATCAAGGGCTCCTCCGCCTTTGCGCTCTTCCGGCTCCAGAACACGGAACTCAAAGACATTTTCAGACATCTCACAGCCTTTTAAAAGATAAAATTTCCCCCTCaattcgtttttttgttttcctcctccttcctgtTTCCTtacctttgtgtgtgtgtgtgtgtgttatctGTTGGTGTTACTGCAAGCACGCTTTGATCAACTACTATCTGCCTCTGCCTCTGCCTCTTCttgtcttttcttccccttccttctcttctgttgttgtttcctaCTGTCAAAACAGACTGTAAAACAAAAGTCTTTCAACACTAAACGAATATGCTACCGAAAACACTTCAACACTGCAaatctaattttttttaaaaatgatTCCTCCAAAAtgtcaaaaacaaaagcatatataaacatatatatatacatgttcATGTACGCATAAGGAAGcgagaaggaaggagcaaTAAAGTTAAAATATCACAAAAGTGTGCAATCCACATGTTTAAagaaattatatatatatatattaatcaCGTACTCTCCGTTGGTTGCACAGCGAAAGTCTGGAAACACCAGCAAACTGGCAGCAGCGCATAAGATACTGCGACGTAATTTAACAAAGATAACTTTTACCGCCATCCTTGGTGAATAATATAATCCTTTAATGGAGAATGAGTTGcaatactttctttttcttccttttttttaaaaaaaaaggagcaaaaaatataataaataggCGGTTCGGCATTTCTATGGAATCGCCCACACGCTTTCATATTTAattttaccttttccttcttttttttttgtttgctgttaACTAACAAGCATCAGCGAGGTATCTATCTACTTGAAAAACTAATACACTAATACATATACCGCCTGCAATAATTTAGTATATAATATAATGTTACCAATAGGagacaagaaaaatggggagaaaaaagaaagaaagaaaaaggatccGAAAAAGTGGTGCGGCAACAGTGGTgagaacaataataataataataatagtggaaAGTAAAAGGTTTATACTTCAATATCCTTCACATAAgataaaaaggaataaagCGGAGCCGATGGGTGAAATGGAGGGTGTTGGGTGGAAAATGAgtaaagttttttttataaaaaaaattaattatttgataaaacgaaacaacaatAGATAAGAATTTTGTTATCACCGTCAATAGCCAACGAAAACGACAAATCACCAGGGCAAACAAGAATATCATCAAAACATAATCATCAATGAAACAACGGGAAttgataaaaagaagaagatatatatatatatttttttgtgaaacAATAATACTGAtcggagggggaaaaaaagaaaattctaCACCCCGCAAGGAGTCGCGTAAACATAAGTACAACAGAACACAATTATTAATTATTTATCAGAAgcgccttttttttactaattACTGTATATcataacaaaaacgaaattaCGCCTCCGAATAAATATAGAAGTATAGGAACAACAATTTTACATCCATCAGtcaaacaaaatgaaatatCTAAAATActgaagagaagagaaagtagaggtagaaaaaaaacaaaagaaaaacgggTTGCAACCACACTTATATACAATATTctcaaataaaaatatacaaatgtacatatatatttttttatatatatttatatatttatttaaatataaatataaatatatatatatatatatatatgtttgtgttacTTACTCTTCAtgaaggggggaagagggggagaaatGTGAAGTTAAGCCACACCTCcactcctctcttcttctctgtCCCGCACTCCCCCTTATATGCTGATTTGTTCTGttcattatatttatattttataCTTTTTACCGTAtaatattgttttttttttaatattattattattattacttattacttattatcattttgtaTCCCTATCTCTCTGAAGGGAAATACGTAGAAGTTAAGAGAAGGGAGaaaccgttttttttttttctcttcccacacatatatatacacacacacaaataacaacaacaaaacacagcCAGAACAGAACAAAGCACAGCACATCACagcagaacaaaacaaaacaaaacggaccAAAatacgaagaaaagaaaaaatggaaatgccCAACGcgagaagaggaagacaaaacaaaaacaaaaatgaagtcACAAACGTGAGAAAATTTGTTGAAAGAGACGGAGtttttaaaaggaaaaaaaagaagaatgaggaggaggggaggggaggggggaataaATGTTAAAGCAAAAAGTGGCAAAATATGATAtgatatttaaaaaatgggggaaagagaaaggtaaTTATACATAACAATAAACAGAGGCATATAAATGTGAATGTGAATATGAATATGAATGTGGTAccgagaaaggaagaaattaaAAAGTTGAAAcataaaaacagaagaagaaaaaaggaacgtAAAATTCATTCCGTCCACAAAGGGCAAACTAACTCGTGCAGGAgcactttttatttatgtgtgtttatgtgtgtgtgtttgtgcttgtatgTATGTAAGTTTATTCTCTTTTTACAAACCTTtgctatatatttttttccttagcTTTTCCTATGCTTCCTCACCCCcaccatacacacacgcccACACACCAACcccccacaaaaaaaaaaaaaaatcgccTCCTTCTCATTCATTTGCCTCAGCTCAATTCATTTCGTACACAaacatgtaaatatataaacatatatatttacatattaaattattatttatttacttattttcatAAAgttataacaaaaaaaaagccctCATATGAAAACGCGTTAACGTCATCCCCATTTCTTCCATTTAT
This window encodes:
- a CDS encoding ubiquitin-protein ligase, putative (similar to Thyroid receptor interacting protein 12 (TRIP12). (Swiss-Prot:Q14669) (Homo sapiens;); similar over 1679aa to HECT ubiquitin-protein ligase 3 (GB:AAP91821.1) (Arabidopsis thaliana)) encodes the protein MSRQLVVDSKQQIKAVQHLSKDPERVVGALEDMCMSLVMGVEVYLRGFDSMRVVPTLVHMAESERFFRAGDALTMIFRALSLIMEHVPTSYCGVHPYHKRLVRIATEVLARVHSREMRFSNLDRVMLMEEVLRLIRFVTLDESSVSLVHLGLRDVTKTAQYENALLTRQALDVLLAVCSKVVLPSETRKRKFFSSVVSLFSCCKSLKDEQQENKPCVKPSVVTTDHILVPFLQGMIQQYASSLESSPDSWSLLELALQCLGMLIRRAVLFNRLSSAQRMITSELCRCLYRLLLLNDGNVALDPSVRSERLLFSETMIDIILTADWVNVSDMLLSKEARAFYGIVLDDSDPSITMLLSDPFPVGGISRAAHRRDKNHIVSIAAIRHFILASPPLPSEAFGPKPKVVLPVHKWMWEDEMRHNSPIPEEACVTLETCLARRTKEVTLRIHSKILTANLATMKICSGFGGAELNISRKFVPFVFHVMNEADIRSVKAAKDVTGVVEYIANSAEENIGVPISSGMDKLVNRRESELCRYYVLNNSAPVPAASMKIAEMYLESLCKYATWASGSMAMQLGVCACAALLQAAILAKKPQQLTELLRKTMRPLCDMLRTALISADKATKSVALTMMVWLLRHPGSSEWKAAETAYRCGVVKQLENLANSKCKRLDDRQADDQDGKIRRMVPKVKLEGPENRTMHLMAMVRAILSTVEKEMSENSVPPSARSHVGCVTALWESVQELRKQTMVFGTHQKVVAQVLRVMEKTSGNITAFEISKMGIADAVLGYLLMSNTGGDEYDTNEEIGATCAAESSGALISEGVVPGLTVDTGTDPATFGGVRIADQLKRLCQKDRLKCFLQLMAEYPRGVEALIENLVSALCLISNLPFVESLMTSQRVTCVPLTKAMSAVSQLSQDVSLCRKTVYPSSSGNPCRRGVSHDRGRNQPCSSLKSGDIPSSTPSQRAVSQRGSKLTVRESCPNGHLLLSLEMIAPKRSCESCEEQLETGFGCNVCNYFLCVSCHSHFITSRDGGATGRRSSSFNGVAAGAPDTVVQPKSRVNVATSAHLFSSIGDIERTFRTDSNSTKGTEVAPCPQSTLAAEVFLERVQLVLSRKKETMSYVELRQELQRLIDGFIAQRETIESLDELDAHNKKTPVDLEEPSRLERMLHDAMEDRYVLYTSPTGRCAYQETLMGNIMQRALNLGLVDVVGQLESCLVTPESHGEPLNLGGGEKGLSKTLLLLRGDIVNGEVPPSATEDKEHITSWQLNRFHHFESDAHTHCCCGLRSREELNTAYPSKLVRKPSHLSQSPDVLLLILLHKILQPLMVANTIPINPDVFVSAILTTQLVKSVAASALRIALLPPRIAVPRWVDFILTEAKFLVPPSVREDVVRFLAYGARRALHANIRSSMGSRRYRMYKVYPSEWSKYENHKYVVSRNDLLHGAYMVLRKGAECRAPISIQFKGEVGIGQGPTAHFYTLIARELTKCRLRLWNNSSRSSTTHESGDSCGNRQLRSKSNSGTFDDEQRVESRPEGLFPCSSVPKVLQRFSTDLSLSSCRDTKALTERFLCMNDFFEVDEERAQLYYLVGTVLGRAFTDAVVFPLDISPALALFLCRGIPPSRIVLRCTEKEEQPWEPERPIDFMSLGIEEVEMMDKQVASSLRSLLSMSSKELSSLDLPFTMPGDDRFEMIDKGQSTCVNSTNVSAYIRRAASALLYESVVMPIRFITYGFRDVVPCEALAALDASEAMSLLCGNRIRDSEPLWTAAEIKSIIVPDHGYNSESPQITMLQNILAKRFGPREQRAFLLFCTGCPRLPHGGISALGAITVVQSTHMPTLPDASHTEGNGKDGSNGGRKGGDRSRRISRTGNGTKAVGIDWPLPSVNTCFRYLKMPPYPTEELMYNKLQLSIMYAGDTFELS
- a CDS encoding phosphoinositide-binding protein, putative — its product is MSENVFEFRVLEPEERKGGGALDLAYWMYRIRTSTTLPMYPRKEMEVVRRYNDFVWFRTQLCEAYPYCIIPPIPEKEVHGTFNKIVGSASQSATRTRDYRQRALKKFLTRVGAHPRLRTAQLLQEFLEMDETEWERRMQAPVAGAGRSLRNSIGDSVGQVLSRTWNDAQTLEDAGAAYSQAVNNGAVDMTAWEGTRRYIKQLDESMKVLREQVQVLVDRRRNTSNSLHEFGVAFEKVAEVDGMVGQSSLTRVLSAVGQHNDQLSTLYVEHANDETKQVVETLSYYHGMCGSVRATLKHLLQSAHHVEALARQLEGLRAQRDKVLDQVGQAARRAKLENEISEQEQLLERARQELTDGEAIFKEEIHRFHRDKQYDIKTILKMFADLQIKYAGRLKQSWEKLSPLLTQGQPISDHLIDDD